The sequence AACAGCCCGAGAAGCACAAAAAGACAAAGTGAATGTCATGCTGGTCTGGAGAACAGAGCTGATGCAACCACAGAAATAACAGCCTGCCACCAGCTGAGCACAGAGACGTGTGGACATGTGAACAGAGTAGAGGAGCGGGTTGCAGATGGCTATGAAACGGTCATAAGCCATGGCTGCCAGGAGAAATCCTTCAGCCACAATGAAGAGTGCAAAGAGAAAGATCTGGGCCACACAGCCTGCAAATGAGATGGACTTGCTCTCAGTCCAAAAGTTGCTCATGGCCTTCGGTGCAATAACAGATGAATAGAAGAGGTCGATGAAGGAGAGGTTGCCTAGGAAGAAATACATTGGTGTGTTGAGCCGGGGATCGGTCATAATAATGGTCATCATCCCAATGTTTCCTAGAAGGATCATGGCATACACAAGCAGaaacagcaggaagaggaggatatGGAGCTCAGGGCCGACCCTGAAGCCTACAAGGATGAAGTCAGTCACTCCTGAGTGATTGCTTGTTCCCCTGTCACCCATGGAGGAGATCTGATGAGAGGCacaaggcaaaataaataaactcttaGCTTGACCTTCAGGTTACAAACAGCTGCTACAGTACAGGGGTTTACAATACTGTTCTATCATCATTTGTAATGTTAGCCTCATAGGAATACTGTGACAAGTTGAATTCAAGCAAGTGATACAGAATTCCAAATACTAACTACATTTATTTCCAGTTCCCAAAGTGGCAGAATCAGGCCTTTACCCTGTGCATTTGATGCCTTTCATGTTTTCATTAGCACTGTTCTATGCTTTTCTTCCTATTTACATACTGACTTCAATATTATAAAGTGATATTGAGATGAAAGTACCCATATATTAAGAAATGGCATTCAGGAAGTTTAAGTGTTGTTTTAGAGATATTGTTGGCTTTAGTATTTAAATTTGGGAAAGCTTGGAGTTTTAACTTAAGAGTTTCAGTAGATATcacaaatgtgatttttttaaaaatagcttgcACTATCCATTGTCCTATTTGTTCTAAAAACAAATAGTGGGTTACAAATATATAACTAATTGTAGAAATGTTTAACACATGTCCTAGTATTTGTCTACTAGAAGAAAGACTAGTACATTTTTTGATGTTATTGGAAATTGAACTTAGCATCTCATGGGTCATCCATATGCACTCTACCAGGAAGGCCAATGCCTTCCCATTTTACTTGCACTTTGTATTGAGGTCTTGCTAATTTCCTACTCTTCTCTTGAACCTGCTGTAAAGTCTAGAAAATCTTGTACTTACCTTACCTCTACCTCTTGATTTGTGTCTCCAGGCtcaatattttaattaagattttttcctgtatttttgaTTCCAACATAAAAAGGGGCCTATAGCATATATACATGGTACTTtaggattaaaaacagaaaaaatgatgCATAAGTATGAATAATTATTTGCCTTTTTTATTTCCCTGTATATGAATAATGCTAGTTCATTTCTTAGAGATCTCAAGTAGATTTTTTATATTCTTCTATTAATAAAGCAATCTACCCTTTTTTCAGTCTGTACTTTGCATTTTTTAGTTGGATAATTAAAATTACTACAAAGATTAATGTAGCATTTTATTATGCCAGGCATTTTCCTAAATGCTTCAGTCATATTCCTTTAATCTATAAGGCAATAAAATTAGAAGATAGTATTATATTTCATGTTTATAAATGAGGTACAAAACATATTAAATCTTGAAATTCATTTACTGTGGTCAGAATTGTAATTTGACATGAAGAAATATAGCTGTAGAATCCATGTTATTGGTCATTCTTAGGACTTAGAGTATACTGTACTTGTATTTTGATGAATGATTCCTGGTAATTAGTTCCTGGCTCCATGTTCTTGAATATTAAGTTAAACTTACTTATCTTTAATATGAATTTCCCTAATTCTTCATTTGGGGTcaaaatgtgttttctaaaatTATCTTCATATTTTCTCACCTAACAGTAACCTACTTAAGACCCTCTATGACTCTTACTCCATATATTGTAAGTATAATATAATAGCATCAGGGAAATGGGAACTAATTAGTAAATATGAATCATATAGACATATTATGAATGATTATTGAATATGTAGACTCAAAGAAACTGAAAGTCTGTGTAATATCACAGTGAATAACAGGGGCTTTTGTGTGATATACACATAGGTTCTGTATCAGTTTCTCCCTCTTTTTAGCTGGAACCTTGGGCAAATTCCTTGGGCCACAGAATCTTTGTATGTAAAGGGAAGATAAGTTCTTTTGTGGACATAGAATGACATAGATAGATAAATCACATTGACAAATAATGGAAAAGTATTCAATAAATGATAACTGTTATTCCTTCCATCAGACTTCAGTATCCcccaagaaacaacaaaacaattagtGATTATTAGGCTGAAAATTCATAACATGTACACAGCTCTTTGTGATAAGCCATTCTAAGTTAAATACAGGAATCACAGAAACTATTAAAAGTTTATAGCAAGTGAAGACTactttaagaaatttatttacatTAGCTGAGAATAAAATATGAGTATAAAAACAGTAGCACGATATGTTATTTCTACagttattttaaatgttgaaagTAGAATATTCATTAACTTAGTAAGTAATTAGGTATGCTAGATTATACTTCTCAGGCCAAAGAAAAGTAAGATATCTCAGTAGAGAAAGAGCCTGAAGtagtcataaaataatttttaaagctacgtatttttttcacttttctttaatatCTTGTCTACAGGTAagaataaatactattttaattttcaagatttattGCTATAAATTGATAATATTTATTGCTATAGCTCATTCTACATTGtgttttcatattaaatttttaatattactCTCTCTTTGGCAATAGCTTTCTTGAGATCAATTTCAAGTGTTCTCTATATATTTACTATCACCATGGCACGCTGAGTCTAGAAATGGAAATTAATCATTGGAACACATATCTATCATGGCTAATCGGTAATAGCTGAATGATATGAGGATTCAGAATGAGGGCAATATTCAATAAACTTATGCTATGAATTAGATAGTTTATAACAACAGAAACATTAGTAAATTCTACCTTGTGAAAGGAAttctttccagaggacctaacaAACAAGAGTCAGTTTGCAGCATGTATAATTTGTCAAGTCTCAAATGTTGTAAAAGTTACTTTTACCTTGTGTAGGATGGTAGTTTTTCAGATTCTGTTAAAGATGAAACAGAATTATGATGCTCCccttttttatgttgtttgttttagttccACAAATGGCAAACAAAAAGTTAATCTGTtgaaaaattactttgagattaaGATTAATCCATTCTACAAACGCATATTCATTATCCTACTTTTAGAGTAGCACCTTTTTAGAGAAAAAGTGTCGCGTATGTTCCTTGTAACTTCATGAACTAAACTGCCCTTTAGCTGTTGAATTCTTGAAAATTTTCTGAGGTCTATTTCAGAAGAGAATAAAGTGAATTTTCTGTCAGAGTTGAGCTAATTTGGGGAATTGTGTTATGAAACTGCAAAAGGCAATGCAGCCTTCCTCTGCATCTTTGGATTCTTGTACACTTATAAGGAAGGGAGATTGGCTGTCATATGTAGATAAGTAAAGGCCCTGACCATATGGTTTCTCTAATAAGTCTGCCAAAGCTTAAAGCACAGTTATTCATGAGGGCTTTGGACTTGGAATAACAGGGCAATGTTTTCAGACAATTACAACAGTAAGATTTCTCTCACCCTCTGGGAGACAGAA comes from Onychomys torridus chromosome 20, mOncTor1.1, whole genome shotgun sequence and encodes:
- the LOC118570923 gene encoding olfactory receptor 9K2-like produces the protein MGDRGTSNHSGVTDFILVGFRVGPELHILLFLLFLLVYAMILLGNIGMMTIIMTDPRLNTPMYFFLGNLSFIDLFYSSVIAPKAMSNFWTESKSISFAGCVAQIFLFALFIVAEGFLLAAMAYDRFIAICNPLLYSVHMSTRLCAQLVAGCYFCGCISSVLQTSMTFTLSFCASRAVDHFYCDSRPLQRLSCSDLSIHKIVSFSLAGIIILPTALVIVVSYMYIVSTVLKIRSTEGRKKAFSTCSSHLGVVSVLYGAVFFMYLTPDRFPELSKLASLCYSLVTPMLNPLIYSLRNKDVKDALSKLLDKKKFIF